CGGGCGGGCAACGCCTACGGCTCGCCGATGTTCGTGGGCACGAGCAACTGCGTGCGCATCAGCGTGCTGCGCCAGATCGGCGGGCTCTACGACTCGATCACCGAGGACATGGCGACGGGGCTGGAGATCCACCGCCGCCGCAACCCCGCCACGGGCCGCCGCTGGCGGTCGGTGTACACCCCCGACGTGCTGGCCGTGGGCGAGGGCCCGTCCTCCTGGACGGACTTCTTCTCCCAGCAACTGCGCTGGTCGCGCGGGACGTTCGAGACGCTGCTGAAGCAGTACGGCCGGGCGGTCTGGCGCCTGTCGCCCGGCCGGGCACTCAACTACACGCTGATGGTGACGTATTACCCGATGGCGGCGCTCAACTGGTTCCTCGGCGCCGTGTCGTGCGTGCTGTTCCTCGGGCTGGGCGCGGCGGGCATCAACGTGGAGTCCCAGGTGTGGCTGATGCTCTACAGCGACGCGGCGGCGCTCCAGGTCGGGCTGTACATGTGGAACCGGCGCCACAACGTGAGCCCGCACGAGCCGGCCGGGTCCTCCGGCGCGGCCGGGATGGTGATGTCCGCCCTCTCCGCCCCGCTGTACGCGCGGGCGCTGGGGGAGGCGCTGCTGCGGCGCCGCTCACGGTTCGTCGTGACCCCCAAGGGCGACTCGGCCAGCCCCGACTGCCTGGCGACCTTCCGCACCCATCTGGTGTGGGTCGGGGTCTTCGGACTGTCGCTGGCCGCGTCGATGGTGCTGAGCCACGCCCACACGGCCATGCGCATCTGGGCGGGGCTGGCCATGCTGACCGCCCTCGGGCCGCTCGGGGTATGGCAGGCGGGTCTGCTGCGGGACCGCTGGCGGGCCCGCCGCGGGGCGGAGCCGGCGGTGGCGGCGGGGGATCCGGCGGTGGCCGGGGAGGCGGAGGCCGGGTCGTCCCTCCCGGTGGAGCAGCGCAGCCCGGTGTGAACGGAGGCCGCCCGGCACGGGCGGCGGTCCTCGGTACGGACGTACGGCGCGGCAGTGCCGAGAGGGCGGTGGCGCCGAGAGTGCTGATGCGACGGATGGGATGTGGGTGGTGTGGTGAAGGTCTACCCGAAGACGAAGACACGCAAGGCGGCGCTGGGCGCGGTGGCGGTCGCGGCGCTCGTCGCGGCGAACGCCCCGGCCGCCGCCGGGTTCGCGGAGCGGGCCTGGCACGAATACACCATCAACCAGGAGTCGTACAAGGCCCGTTACGGGCACTGGGACCTGGTGGACGTCCCCGAGAAGTTCAGGATCAACGCGATCCACGCGGCCCTGCTGCACACGGGCAAGGTGCTGCTGATCGCGGGCTCGGGCAACGACGAGAAGAACTTCAAGGCGGGGACCTTCCAGAGCGTGCTGTGGGACCCGCGGAAGGACACCTTCAAGGAGATCGACACCCCCAAGGACATGTTCTGCGCGGGGCACGCGCAGCTGCCCGACGGAAAGCTGCTGGTGGCGGGCGGCACCGCGCGCTACGAGAAGCTGACCGGCGATGTGACGCGCGCGGGCGGCGGGATGATGGTGAAGAACGAGGACCCCGACAAACCCCGGACCCTGCCCGCGGGCACCGTCTTCGAGGGCTCGACCGGCAAGCGGTACCGCTCGCAGCTGCCGGTGCTGGTGCCGCGGGCGAAGAAGACGGTGACCGAGGAGACCGACGAGAACCCGAAGAAGGTCGTCGTCAGCGCGTCCCAGGCACGGGTGTACGTGGAGTCGGACGTCGAGGGCGAGGAGGGCATCGCCAACACCGCCGACCAGTACAAGGTCAAGGGGCTGCGGGGCAAGGACGCCCAGATGGTCTACGGGCTCGCGACGAAACTGGGGCTGGACAAGAAGGACTTCCAGGGCCTCAAGGAGGCCTACGAGTTCGATCCCGTCACCGAGCGGTATGTGACGGTCGACCCGATGGAGGAGGCCCGCTGGTACCCGACCCTGGTCAGCTTGAAGGACGGCCGGGTGCTGTCCGTCTCCGGCCTGGACGACATGGGCGAGATCATCCCGGGCAAGAACGAGATCTACGACCCGAAGACCCGCACCTGGGGCCCGGCGCCGCAGCAGTACTTCCCCACCTACCCCGCGCTGTTCCTCACCAACGGCGGGAAGCTCTTCTACTCCGGCTCCAACGCCGGCTACGGCCCGGCCGACAAGGGCCGCAAGCCGGGCGTGTGGGACGTGGAGGAGAACACCTTCACCCCCGTCCCCGGCCTGCGGGACCCACAGCTCACCGAGACCTCCGCCTCGGTGCTGCTGCCCCCGGCCCAGGACCAGAAGGTGATGATCCTGGGCGGCGGCGGGGTGGGGGAGTCCCGCGAGGCCACCAAGCGGACCGCGGTGGCGGACCTGAAGGCCGAGAACCCCGCCTTCACCTCCGGTCCCGACCTGCCGGTGGGCACCCGCTACCTCAACGCCGTCCTCACCCCCGACGACAAGGTCTTCACCACCGGCGGCTCACGCGACTACCGCGGCAAGCGCGGTTCGGACATCCTGGGTGCCCAGTTCTACGACCCCCGGGCGAAGGCGTTCGACACCATGGCCGCCCCCACCGTGGGCCGCAACTACCACTCCGAGGCTCTGCTGCTGCCCGACGGGCGGATCGCGGTGTTCGGCTCCAATCCGCTCTTCGCCGACGAGGACGACACCAGGCCCGGCGTGTTCGAGCAGCGCATCGAGGTCTACACCCCGCCGTACCTCTACCGCGACAAGCGCCCGGCCCTGCGCACGGGACCGCTCAAGGCGGAGCGGGGCGGAACCGTCACCCTCCCCACGCCGGCCCCCGGCAAGGTGGCGGCGGTCCGGCTGATGCGCCCGAGCGCGGTCACCCACGCCACGGACGTCGAGCAGCGCTCCATCGCCCTGCAGGCGACGGCCCGGGCCGACGGCCTGTCGGTGACCATCCCGAAGGATCCGTCCCTGGTGCCGGCCGGCTGGTACATGGTCTTCCTGACCGACCGGGAAGGCACCCCGTCCGAGGCGGCGTGGGTGCGCGTCCGCTGAGCCGTACCCGACCCGGTGCCCGAGCTGTTGCCGGGCACCGGGTCGGCTGTGTGACGGGCATCCCCGCCGCGCGGGCGACGTCATCGGGGCCGGCGCGGCCGGTGGCTACTTCGCCGGTGTGAGGGGGGCCGGCGCTGTCTGCGGGCTCGGGTGCGGGGCCGGGGGAGCCGCCGGGGTGACGGCAGGGGCGGCCGGCGGCATCACCGCGGGCGGCGTCACGGGTTGCACCACCGGCTTCAGCACCGGCACCGGCTTCTCGACCTGCACGGGCTGCGGCGCGGCCGGCTTCGCGGGGGCGGTCGGTCTGGTGCGCGCCAGCTTCAGCGCGTAGTCGGCCCACCAGTGACCGGCCGGCGGGGCGCCCCGGCAGGAACCGTCCGACTCACCGGGGCGCTTGACCCAGACGAAGGCGTCGACGCGCGCCGCGCCGGTGTGCGTCGTGGGCGCGGCGCCCAGGGCCCGGCCCGGGGGGTTGCACCACGACTCGGCTCCGTTGCCGCCGGTGGCCTTGTCCTGTTCCGGAGGCAGCGGACCGTTGCCGTTGCGGCTGGTGTCGATGATGTAGTGCGCCCCGCCCAGCAGGTCCGAGAGCTTGTCGCCGTACGCGCGGGTGACGGGGGTGGTGTGGAAGTTGGAGACGTTCAGCGCGAATCCGTCCGCCTGCGACACCCCCGCCCTCTCCAGCGCACCCGCCAGCAGCCGCTGATCGGAGATCCAGCCGGAGTTGCCGGCATCGAGGTACACCGACGTACGGGGGTTGGCCTTGAACTTCCGTACGGCCTCGCCCAGCAGCCCGAGCCGCTCCTTGGCCACCTCCGGGGTCACACAGCCCGACGCCCACTGGGCGATGGCGTCGGGCTCCAGCACCACCCACGCCCGGCGCTCGGCGATCCCCGCCGCGGCACTGTCCAGCCAGGCCCGGTAGTGGGCCGCGTCCTTGGCGCCGCCGGAGGAGTACTGGCCGCAGTCACGGTGCGGGATGTTGTAGGCCACCAGCAACGGCACCTTGTCCGCTTGTTCGGCCTGTCGGGTGACCTGCTCCACCTGCTCCTTCGGGTCGCGGCCGTCACCGGGCATCCACACGGCCGTCGGCTGGTCGGCGATGCGCCGGAGCACCGCCGCGTCCTGTTCCCGGCCGCGTTCCTGCCACACCCGCACCTGCCGTGCCGCCCGGCCCGTGGGCTCCACCCAGAACGGGGAGTCGGGGCCGTCCGTGGCGCTCGCCGCGGCCGCCCGGCCGTCACAGGACGGCAGGCACACGCCGCACGCGCAGGCGAACAGGACGGCGCCGCGCCGGGCTCCGGTGATGAAGCGGGCTGTATGTGCCCTGGGCATGAACCCCACCCTTCCGCTCTTCACATGGTCCTCGTCCGTTCCTCCACGCTTACACGTGTCGATCCGTCAGGTCGCGCGGAACTGCGCCGAACGGGCAGCACGGTGCCCCGGCCGGCGGTTCGGCTCCTCGCCCGCTATCCGCCGAGCACCTCCGCCAGGTCGTAGTGGACCGGCTCCTCCAACTGCGCGTAGGTGCACTCCCGCGGCTCCCGGTCGGGGCGCCAGCGGCGGAACTGGGCGGTGTGGCGGAAGCGGTCGCCCTGCATGTGGTCGTAGGCGACCTCGCACACCCGCTCCGGGCGCAGCGGGATCCATGACAGGTCCTTCTTGCCCGTCCACCGGCTCGGGCCGCCGGGCAACCGGTCGGCGGCCTGCGCCTCCTCGCTGGCCCACCGCTCCCAGGGGTGGCCCTCGGCGGAGGGCATCCGCAGCGGCTCCAGCTCGCCCATCAACTCCTGGCGGCGGCGCATGGGGAAGGACGCGCAGACCCCGACGTGCTGCAGCCGGCCCGCGTCGTCGTGCAGGCCGAGGAGCAGCGAACCGACGACCGGACCGCTCTTGTGCAGCCGCAGACCCGCGAGCACGCAGTCGGCGGTGCGCTCGTGCTTCACCTTGACCATGACCCGCTCGCCCTGCCGGTAGGGGAGTCCGGGCGGCTTGGCGACGACCCCGTCCAGGCCCGCGCCCTCGAACCGCTCGAACCACGCCCGGGCCACGGCGATGTCCTCGGTGACGGGCGCGACGAACACCGGGTCGGCCGCGTCGCGCAGCGCGTCCTCCAACGCGGCGCGGCGGGCGCGCTGCGCCGTCTCCAGCAACGACGCGTCGCCGAGGGCCAGCAGATCGAACGCCACAAAGCTCGCGGGGGTGGTCTCCGCCAGATGGCGTACCCGGGAATCGGCCGGATGGATGCGCTCCAACAGGGCGTCGAAGTCCAGCCGTCCGCCCCGGACGATGACGATCTCGCCGTCCAGGACGCAGCGCGGCGGCAGCTGTTCGCGCAGCCCGCGCACGAGTTCGGGGAAGTAGCGGGTCAGCGGCTTGCCCGAGCGGCTGCCGAGCTCGATCTCCTCGCCGTCCCGGAAGACGATGGCCCGGAAGCCGTCCCATTTGGCCTCGTAACTCATGCCCGGTGGGATGGCCGCCGCGGACTTCGCCAGCATCGGCCGTACCGGAGGCATCACCGGAAGGTCCATGATCTTGATTGTGCGGGTGCGACGGCTCTCGCGCCCGCCGACGGGCGCCGCCCGCCCGTGCGGCCTAGCGTGACGGTATGGCAGATTCGCTGGAGCTCACCGTCGGCGAGCGGACGGTGCGGGTGTCCCACCCGGAGAAGGTCTACTTCCCCCAGCGGGGGTTCACCAAGGCCGACCTCGCCCGCTACTACCTGAGCGTCGGTGACGGCATCCTGCGCACGCTCAGGGACCGGCCCACCACGCTGGAGCGGTACCCCGACGGCGTGGAGGGCGAGTCGTTCTTCCAGAAGCGGGCACCCAAGAACCTTCCCGAGTGGATCCCGACCGGCCGTATCTCCTTCCCCAGCGGCCGCCACGCCGACGAGATCTGCCCCACCGAGACCGCGGCCGTCCTGTGGGCGGCCAACCTCGGCTGTCTCACGTTCCACCCCTGGCCCGTGCGGCGGGCCGACACCGAGCACCCCGACGAGCTGCGCATCGACCTCGACCCCCAGCCCGGCACGGACTACGCCGACGCGGTCCGGGCCGCGCTCGAACTGCGCGACGTGCTCGACGGGCTGGGACTGACCGGCTGGCCCAAGACCTCCGGCGGCCGGGGACTGCACGTCTTCGTCCCCATCGCACCGAGGTGGACCTTCGTCCAGGTGCGGCGCGCGGCCATCGCCGTCGCCCGGGAACTGGAGCGGCGGGCGCCGGAGCGGATCACCACCGCCTGGTGGAAGGAGGAGCGGGGCGCCAAGATCTTCGTGGACTACAACCAGACCGCCCGCGACCGCACCATCGCCAGTGCCTACTCCGTACGGCCGCGCCCGCACGCCCCGGTCTCCGCACCGCTGCGCTGGGAGGAGGTCCCGAGCGCCGTGCCCGAGGACTTCGACCTGGCCACCATGCCCGCCCGGTTCGCCGAGGTGGGCGACGTGCACGCCGACATGGACGACCAGGCCTGCGGTCTGGAGGCCGCGCTCGAACTGGCCGACCGCGACGAGCGCGAACACGATCTGGGCGATCTACCCTACCCGCCGGAGCACCCGAAGATGAAGGGCGAGCCGAAGCGGGTCCAGCCGAGCCGCGCCAAGAAGTGAGGCCACCCGATCGGCTGATCACCCGGAAGGGCCGGAATTCCTTGTCCCGGTTTATCGGGACAAGCAGCGCGGAAACTGGGCATAGCGTTATCCACTTCGCACTGCAGGGAGTTCCCATGTCCAGGACACTCGTGATCCGCGGCGTGCTCGCGGCCGTCGCGCTCGCCACCCCGCTGCTGGCCGTCGGACCGGCCCAGTCGGCACCGGTGCCGGTGCCGCCGAGCGGCACGGTCACAGCAGCCTCGGGCGTCAACGAGCGCGCGTACCCGAGCATCGACTCCAAGGTGACGGGCCGCCCGCTGAAGCACCGCGCGCCGATCGCCCTGCGCTGCAAGGTCCGTGCGCAGAACATCGGCGGCAACGAGTACTGGTACCTCCTGCGGGCCCGCCCCACCTGGGTCGCGGCGAAGTACGTCGGCGCCGTCGGGAACGTCCCCCTCTGCAGGAGCGTCAACCGCAGCGTCCTCGACGACACCCCCGCGACCCGGGCCGCCATGGGCTGACGTCAGTCGCCCATGACCAGGCCGTCCTTCGCCGCGCCCCGGGACAGCACCGCCTCGCGGATCTGCTCCCGGGCGTCGGCGAGGTCCGCGCGGCCCGGCCGCTCCCGCACCGCCCGGCCCAGGGCGATCACCCGGAACGGCGGGCCCTGGTCCGTGAGCTGGGGCAGGAACTCCGCCTTCGTCACCGTCCAGCGCCCGCCCGCCTTCGCGGGCGGCGCGAACGTGAAGCGCGCGAGCGAGCTCTGGTTGCCCCGCCCGTCGGGGACGCCCCGCGGATTGAACATCTCACCCGCGAGCTGGTCGCCCATCCCGTAGACCACCCAGGTGCCGCGCACCTTCTCGTAGGCCTGCGGCACATGGTTGTGCGTGCCGAGGATGACGTCGATGTCCGGGCGCCCGCGGCTCCTGGCGGCGGTGAGCCGCTCGGCCAGGGCCAGCTGCTGCTCGTCCGGGTCCCGCTGCCACTCCGTGCCCCAGTGCAGGGAGACCGCGACGACGTCGGCCCCGGCCTTCCGGGCGGCCCGGGCGTCCTCGACGACGCGGTCCTCGTCGAGGAGATTGACCGCCCAGGGACTGCCCTCGGGCACGGGTATGCCGTTCGTGCCGTAGGTGTAGGACAGATGGGCCACCTTCGCCGGCCCCGCCCGCAGCAGATTCACCCGGGCCCGCTCCGCCGCCGACCGCGCGGAACCGGTGTGCCGCAGACCCACCGCGTCCATCGCGTCCAGCGTCCGGCGCACACCCGCGCTCCCGGCGTCCAGGGTGTGATTGGAGGCCGTCGAGCAGGAGTCGTAGCCCGCCTCCTTCAGGGCCCGCGCGACCTGCGGCGGTGAGACGAACGCCGGCCAGCCGCTGAACGGCCCCGACCGCTCCCCGTACACCGTCTCCATATGACAGATCGCCAGGTCGGCGCGGGAGACGATGTCCTTCACCCCGGCGAACATCGGACGGAAGTCGTACGCCGTGCCCGACCGTTCCCCGTCCCGCTTCGACTGCCGGATGACCGAATCGTGCGGCAGTACGTCCCCCGAGGCCAGCAGGGTGAATCCGCGCTGCCCCCGCGCCGCCTGCGTGGCCCCCGGTCCCCGTGCCGCCCGCCCGTCGGCGTCCCCGCCCGGCGCGCACCCCGGCGCCACGGCGAGCACTATCCCGAGCGCCGCCACAGCGGTCCTGCCTCCGTATGTCCCCATCGCTCCGACTCCCGGTTCGCCGACAGTGAGCTGCACGCCTATATGACTTATTGGGGCATCTCTGGGCGACTTGGGCGAGTCGGGGACAGGGGGTGACGGAAGCACAGGAGACGGAAAGGCGCCGACCACGGGCGTACGGGCGCTTACCGGGGCGCGGGGACCACCACACGCCGAAAGGCTGCGCCGGTCACGCTTCCGGCAGGCGCCCTCGGGTGCCATGATGGCCGGCGGGGGAGGGGAATCCGGTGAACTGTACACACTGCGGCGCGCCCGTGATCCAGGGGTCCGACGGCGGCTGGTCGTGCAACAACTGCGGCGCGGCCGGGAAATAATGGACGGCACCGACATCCCCCAGACGAATGCTGCCGCGATGCTGTGCAAAGACTGCCTGAACCCGGTGATCGAAGGCCCCGAAGGGGGCTATGTCTGCGGCCAGTGCTTCCACGTCGTGGAACCCAACGGCTACGCCGAGCGCCGCGCCGAAGGTGTGAAGAAGGCCGCCGAGGAGCGCCGGATCCGCACCGAGGAGCGCCGGGGCCGCCCCGGTGCCCGGAAGTGGTCCTGAACGGGCCCGCCGGGCCGGCGGCCGTCCGGCCGCCCGGCCACCCCCGCCGCGGGCCGCGCCGACGGCACCCGCCACCGGACCTCGCCGACGGGGAGATACCGGACGTCGCCGGGGACAGGGCCCGGCCCCGCCCCGCCTGTCGGTGACGGGCGCCCGCGGTCACCACCCGCGGCGGCCCGAGCACCCGACCCCCGTACCCAGCCACAGGGGCAGCCCGTGCCACAAGGGCTGCCCGTACCCGCCGCGACGGCGCGGGACCCGCATCAGCCGGAAGGAAGCGCGCAGTGAACCACCCCGCTCATGGTTGTGTTCTGTTGCTGGACGGCACCCCGGACAGACGGCGGGGAGCCTTGCCCAACCCCACCGCGCACGCCATCGCCGGAGCCAACCCCCGCGGTTTCCTCGCCGCCGCGTCCGCCGACGTGGTGCAGCTTCCCGCCATGGCGGGGCCCCAGAGCGTCCTGGCCTACCTCCAGCACGCCGTCACCGGCACCGGGCCGTTACTGGTCTGGGTCACCGGCCACCTCATGATCCCGGCCCGCCGCAGCACCGAACTGCACCTGGCCCTGCGGGAGAGCACCCCCGCCACCGTCCGCTACACCGGACTGCCCTGGGAATGGCTCACCCGTACCCTGCGCGACCACCCCGGCCCGACACTGCTCGTGATCGACGCGGAAGCCGACGCCCACGCCCTGCCCCACGTGGCCGCCGCGGCCCGCGAAGGACATCTCGCGGCGGGCGTACCCGCCTGTGGCGTCATCACCCCCGCCGCGCCCAAGGCGCCCCTGGAGGCCGGGCCGTACACCCGGTCCTTCCTCGCGGCCCTGCGCACCGGGCATCCCACCGCGGGGCCCACGCTCGACCCCGCCCACGTCCACCACCAGGCCCTCGCCCAGGTCACCCTCCCCGAGGGCGTCGTGGCCTTCCAGCACGGCGCGTTCGGCCCCGTCCTCACCAACCCCTGTGCCGCCCCCGCGGTCCGGCGCCCCGCGCCCGTCCCGGCGGTGCCCGGATTCGGGTCCCCCGCGCCCGTCGCCCCCGAGCCCCCGGTGGCCGCGACGCCCCCGACGCCCCCGACGCCAGGGGTCCCCGAACCCACCGGCCGGCCGGACGACGACCCGCTGCCGCGGATCCTCGCCGCCGCCCACGCCGGCCGGCACAACGAGGCCGCCAACATGGCCGCCGCCTGGGAACAGCAGACGCTGCGCCGGCACGGCACGGACAGCGCGGAAGCCCGGCTGTGGATCGAGGTGCGCGCCGACCTCGCCCGGCTGGCGGGCGACCACCCGCGCGCCGCCGAGCTGTGGATGTCGGCCGCCGCGAACCGGCTCGCCCGGGGCGGCCCGGCGGACACCGAGGCCCTCGCCGCGCTGAAGCGGGCCCATTACTGCTGGCAGCACAGCGGGGAGCGCGCCCGCCGGCTGGCACCCGCCCTGCTCGCCCTGTGGGAGCAGGTGCCCGACAGCGTCGACGCCACCGCCGACGTCCGTGCCCGTCTGACGGAAGAGGTCTCCCGCCCGGCAGCACGCTAGCGGCCGGGCGACTGCCCGCCAGGGGCCGTCAGCTGCGGTAGGAGGTCCACCAGCGGGCCTTGTACATTCCGCCGCGCAGCAGGGTGCGGGTCCCGTCGGGCTGGTACAGGGTCAGGGTGGAGGTGCACCAGACGCAGGGGTTGCCCGGTTCGGGCCGGGCGACCAGCACCTGCCCGGTGACCGGATCGTCGCCGACGCTCTTGACCGACCGCCCGCTGATCCTGGACTGCAGCGGGTAGGAGACGAACTGCCGCTCCGAGGTCGCGTACTGGTACACCGCCGAGGACGTCGTCACCCACAGCCGCCCGGGCGAGGCGAGCACCGGGGCCAGATCGTGACCGCCCCGGGTGGGCAGCGTCCGGCGGTGGACGACCGTGAGGGCGGGATAGTCCGGCGTACCGCCCACCGCCAGCGCCACGAGCTCCCGGTCGCCCAACGCCCACAGCAGCTCATTGCGCGGATCCCAGTGCACACCGTGCGCCCCGGCGAGGGCCACCTGGGTGTACTCGGTGGCCCGCGTGCTGCGGGACGCGGCGTACAACCGCACGTACTCGCCCTTGCTGGCCGCGACCGCCACGTTCCCGTCCGGCAGCAGCTCGATGCTGTGCGCGTTGCCCGAGCCGGTGTCGGCCGCCCAGTACGACGTGCCCTCCGGATACCGCACCACGGCGGCCAGCCCGCCGGACGCCGTGGTCAGCAGATACCGCCGGCCGTCCATCTCCCGCAGCTTGGCCTCGCTCGGGTTCGTCCACGAACCCGCGGGCCGCAGATCGGCGAGGTCCGCGCGGCCGTCGGCACGCCACGACCACAGCACGCCCCCGCCCGGCCCCTCGGCGTTCCACCGCGTCCGCTCCGCGTCCAGCACGTACACCGACCGGGTGGCCTGGTCGGCCGCCACGATCGGCGTGACCGCCGCGAGCGCGGAACGCCCGCCCACCGTGTGCTGGGCCCTCGCCGGCCCCGACATCCCCAGTACGGTCAGCGCCGCGAGGACGGCGACCCACAGCCGTCTCACGCGGCCCCCCGCGCCGTCGCCGTGATCCCGTTCTCCACGCAGAACTCCCATCCCGTGACGCGGCATCCGCGCCGACAGGATCGGGGAGCGCGCCCCTTTCCCCCGCCGCGCCACGCCCGGAGGTCCCGCGAACGGGGTGGGCCGAAACGGCCGAGGGGGCGCGACCGGATCGGCGGGGGCGCGTCAGCCGCGCCAGGCTCCGGCGGCGGCCGCGTCCTTGACGAACTCCGCAAAGTCGCGCGGGTCCCGGCCCAGCGCGCGCCGCACGCCGTCGGAGACCTTGGCCTCCAGGCCCCGGCGGATCGGGTTCAGGGCCGCGGCCCACAGCTGTGCGTCCTCCGCCGAAAGCCCCTCCTGCCTCAGCTCGGCCGTGAACCGGTCGACCGTCACCGGCACATAGCGGATCGGGCGGCCCGTGGCCCCGGCGATCTCCGCGACGGCCGTCTCCAGGTTCACCGCCCGGGGCCCGGACATCTCGTAGACCTGCCCGGCGTGCCCGTCCTCGGTCAGCGCCGCCACCGCGACCGCCGCGACGTCCTCGAGGTCGACGAAGGTCGCCGCGCCGTCCGCCACCGGCAGTCTCAGCTCGCCCGCGAGCAGCGCGTCCAGGAACAGCCCCTCGCTGAAGTTCTGGGCGAACCACCCCGGGCGCAGGATCGTCCACTCCAGCCCCGAGTCCCGCACCGCGTGCTCGCCCTGGAGATGGCTCGCGACGCCGGCTTCCTCCCCGGCTGCCCTCTCCTCGTTCTTCTCCTCGCTCTTTTCCTCGTCCGCGGCCGCGCCGTCCTCGTAGTAGCCGGGCACGTCCACCCCACGGGCCGACAGCAGGACGATGCGCTCGACCCCGCTTCTCCTGGCGAGCCCGGTGAAGGACCGGCTCACCGCCACCCCCTCCAGCGGTACCGCGTACACCGCGCCGACGCCCTCCAGCGCCGGGCCCCATGTGCTCTCGTCCAGCCAGTCGAAGCGCTGCTCACTGCTGCGCGACGCCACCCGC
The window above is part of the Streptomyces syringium genome. Proteins encoded here:
- a CDS encoding glycosyltransferase family 2 protein, translated to MAEPDGASGPAGYDYEGFSRLAGELTEPPKGVYRVRYQRLLDRESGSGWGIGLLVGAAPLVSMGLLVWLLWPGHWAHREYVGPIGRAADTAMLISIGLIEVFRVVNVLSNAHATWVARDPVPVRAQPGTRVAFLTSFVPGKEPLEMVKATLEGAVRIEHDGVLDVWLLDEGDDREVKALCRQLGVRHFSRKGTVRWNQPSGCFRARTKHGNYNAWLDAHGHDYEFMACVDTDHVPLPNFLQRMMGYFRDPDVAFVVGPQVYGNYTAAVTKAAESQQFLFHALIQRAGNAYGSPMFVGTSNCVRISVLRQIGGLYDSITEDMATGLEIHRRRNPATGRRWRSVYTPDVLAVGEGPSSWTDFFSQQLRWSRGTFETLLKQYGRAVWRLSPGRALNYTLMVTYYPMAALNWFLGAVSCVLFLGLGAAGINVESQVWLMLYSDAAALQVGLYMWNRRHNVSPHEPAGSSGAAGMVMSALSAPLYARALGEALLRRRSRFVVTPKGDSASPDCLATFRTHLVWVGVFGLSLAASMVLSHAHTAMRIWAGLAMLTALGPLGVWQAGLLRDRWRARRGAEPAVAAGDPAVAGEAEAGSSLPVEQRSPV
- a CDS encoding kelch motif-containing protein, which codes for MKVYPKTKTRKAALGAVAVAALVAANAPAAAGFAERAWHEYTINQESYKARYGHWDLVDVPEKFRINAIHAALLHTGKVLLIAGSGNDEKNFKAGTFQSVLWDPRKDTFKEIDTPKDMFCAGHAQLPDGKLLVAGGTARYEKLTGDVTRAGGGMMVKNEDPDKPRTLPAGTVFEGSTGKRYRSQLPVLVPRAKKTVTEETDENPKKVVVSASQARVYVESDVEGEEGIANTADQYKVKGLRGKDAQMVYGLATKLGLDKKDFQGLKEAYEFDPVTERYVTVDPMEEARWYPTLVSLKDGRVLSVSGLDDMGEIIPGKNEIYDPKTRTWGPAPQQYFPTYPALFLTNGGKLFYSGSNAGYGPADKGRKPGVWDVEENTFTPVPGLRDPQLTETSASVLLPPAQDQKVMILGGGGVGESREATKRTAVADLKAENPAFTSGPDLPVGTRYLNAVLTPDDKVFTTGGSRDYRGKRGSDILGAQFYDPRAKAFDTMAAPTVGRNYHSEALLLPDGRIAVFGSNPLFADEDDTRPGVFEQRIEVYTPPYLYRDKRPALRTGPLKAERGGTVTLPTPAPGKVAAVRLMRPSAVTHATDVEQRSIALQATARADGLSVTIPKDPSLVPAGWYMVFLTDREGTPSEAAWVRVR
- a CDS encoding glycoside hydrolase family 6 protein, whose product is MPRAHTARFITGARRGAVLFACACGVCLPSCDGRAAAASATDGPDSPFWVEPTGRAARQVRVWQERGREQDAAVLRRIADQPTAVWMPGDGRDPKEQVEQVTRQAEQADKVPLLVAYNIPHRDCGQYSSGGAKDAAHYRAWLDSAAAGIAERRAWVVLEPDAIAQWASGCVTPEVAKERLGLLGEAVRKFKANPRTSVYLDAGNSGWISDQRLLAGALERAGVSQADGFALNVSNFHTTPVTRAYGDKLSDLLGGAHYIIDTSRNGNGPLPPEQDKATGGNGAESWCNPPGRALGAAPTTHTGAARVDAFVWVKRPGESDGSCRGAPPAGHWWADYALKLARTRPTAPAKPAAPQPVQVEKPVPVLKPVVQPVTPPAVMPPAAPAVTPAAPPAPHPSPQTAPAPLTPAK
- a CDS encoding ATP-dependent DNA ligase, encoding MDLPVMPPVRPMLAKSAAAIPPGMSYEAKWDGFRAIVFRDGEEIELGSRSGKPLTRYFPELVRGLREQLPPRCVLDGEIVIVRGGRLDFDALLERIHPADSRVRHLAETTPASFVAFDLLALGDASLLETAQRARRAALEDALRDAADPVFVAPVTEDIAVARAWFERFEGAGLDGVVAKPPGLPYRQGERVMVKVKHERTADCVLAGLRLHKSGPVVGSLLLGLHDDAGRLQHVGVCASFPMRRRQELMGELEPLRMPSAEGHPWERWASEEAQAADRLPGGPSRWTGKKDLSWIPLRPERVCEVAYDHMQGDRFRHTAQFRRWRPDREPRECTYAQLEEPVHYDLAEVLGG
- the ligD gene encoding non-homologous end-joining DNA ligase, whose protein sequence is MADSLELTVGERTVRVSHPEKVYFPQRGFTKADLARYYLSVGDGILRTLRDRPTTLERYPDGVEGESFFQKRAPKNLPEWIPTGRISFPSGRHADEICPTETAAVLWAANLGCLTFHPWPVRRADTEHPDELRIDLDPQPGTDYADAVRAALELRDVLDGLGLTGWPKTSGGRGLHVFVPIAPRWTFVQVRRAAIAVARELERRAPERITTAWWKEERGAKIFVDYNQTARDRTIASAYSVRPRPHAPVSAPLRWEEVPSAVPEDFDLATMPARFAEVGDVHADMDDQACGLEAALELADRDEREHDLGDLPYPPEHPKMKGEPKRVQPSRAKK
- a CDS encoding SH3 domain-containing protein; this translates as MSRTLVIRGVLAAVALATPLLAVGPAQSAPVPVPPSGTVTAASGVNERAYPSIDSKVTGRPLKHRAPIALRCKVRAQNIGGNEYWYLLRARPTWVAAKYVGAVGNVPLCRSVNRSVLDDTPATRAAMG
- a CDS encoding CapA family protein, with translation MGTYGGRTAVAALGIVLAVAPGCAPGGDADGRAARGPGATQAARGQRGFTLLASGDVLPHDSVIRQSKRDGERSGTAYDFRPMFAGVKDIVSRADLAICHMETVYGERSGPFSGWPAFVSPPQVARALKEAGYDSCSTASNHTLDAGSAGVRRTLDAMDAVGLRHTGSARSAAERARVNLLRAGPAKVAHLSYTYGTNGIPVPEGSPWAVNLLDEDRVVEDARAARKAGADVVAVSLHWGTEWQRDPDEQQLALAERLTAARSRGRPDIDVILGTHNHVPQAYEKVRGTWVVYGMGDQLAGEMFNPRGVPDGRGNQSSLARFTFAPPAKAGGRWTVTKAEFLPQLTDQGPPFRVIALGRAVRERPGRADLADAREQIREAVLSRGAAKDGLVMGD
- a CDS encoding DUF6528 family protein, translated to MRRLWVAVLAALTVLGMSGPARAQHTVGGRSALAAVTPIVAADQATRSVYVLDAERTRWNAEGPGGGVLWSWRADGRADLADLRPAGSWTNPSEAKLREMDGRRYLLTTASGGLAAVVRYPEGTSYWAADTGSGNAHSIELLPDGNVAVAASKGEYVRLYAASRSTRATEYTQVALAGAHGVHWDPRNELLWALGDRELVALAVGGTPDYPALTVVHRRTLPTRGGHDLAPVLASPGRLWVTTSSAVYQYATSERQFVSYPLQSRISGRSVKSVGDDPVTGQVLVARPEPGNPCVWCTSTLTLYQPDGTRTLLRGGMYKARWWTSYRS